The Bicyclus anynana chromosome 12, ilBicAnyn1.1, whole genome shotgun sequence genomic interval AAGACTAGTGGTCTTGTCCTAGCACCGGTTTGTTGTCCTATGCCACTTTGTATTCTTATTGTTGTTATGTCTCTGAAACAGAATTGTGTTAGCATTGTCGCTGTGATACAGCGAGGTATATAAATACAAGTTCTCGGTGGAGTTTGTTTACTGTCATAAAGAAACTTACCGTTGCAGTTGCCAAAACCACATATGCGGTTTCCTCTGACCCACGGCTCTTGGATCAGCACTATGGTTTGGGCCCCCTCCTCCAGTTGTTTGCGTAGAGTAGCCGTTGCAAGGATCTTATGCTGGAGGTTGGCCTGTACTATGTCTACATTACTGAAGATGGATATTGATGGAGTTTATGCGTCCCGGGGGACACATTTCTCCAGTAATGTATACAGCGGAGCTGAGTCCGCCATGTCGTCGTCGTCTGAATCAGTTGCGTCTGTGCCTGATGCCCTTTCCCATTTCAACCCCTCTAGAGTGGGTGTGATACTTGGTCCGGGGCGCGTCTCTTCCCATTGCATCCCACTTGTTGATGGTGTGATGCTTGGTTCGGGACGCGTTCCTTCCCAATTCATCCCACTTGTTGAGGGAGCGGTACTTGGTCCAGGGCACGTCGTATCGCTGTCATGTCCGTCCTGTACAGAGTCCggtagtttttcacaaactgtCTGTGTGATTGTCTTCGCGGCTGCGTCTGTCTCAGTATTGTCCTGTTTTGTGGAGGTAGCTTGACTGGGCGGTATATCACTAAGTTCTTCGCCAACAAAGAACTTGAGATATATCGTCCCAGTGGAATAGGCTACCCTCCTGTCGTTGTCCACAATGGTGTCGATCTTTTCCTGGGGTATTCCTAGTATTAGGAACACACCTGGAAGTCTCCCTGTCGACCTTTTGAAATTATGTAGGGTCCAGCTGCCGATATCATACTTCGGGTTCTGCCGTAGGAGGATCCTGTGAAGTTTGCCGATATCTCCCCGGTAGTTGGGCACGTATAGTGCTCCTTTCACCCTCTTCGTGATTTCGCGctggtttattattttaatttcgaaGCCCTCCCTTGGCGAATTCAGCCTTGGTAAGACCGCGTTCAACCATTGAAGGGCTTGGTCGTCTTCACACCACATTTTCAGGACGCCTTCACTGAGGAAGGCTTTTCCTGAGAAGGTGGGTGCATGGGTTAGAGGAACTCCAGGAATTGGATCTCTAAGGCAAGCCTCGAAAACCTCCTCCTGGATTTGCTCTTGCAGAGTCATCGCCTCTGTCTGCGTCATGTCAGCCCTAGGAACGAGGGTGATTGCGACACTCAGATGTTGTTGGGTCGCGCCTGCGTAACTCTCCCTCGTTCTGGTCTGTCCGATTGTCTTGGTTCTTTTTGTCTGGCCCCTTGGTGAAATGGAGTCATCTAGCCTGCCCCGTTTAAGACTGGGCTGGCTATTTGACGGGTTGGGGTTTCTGTCCTCGTCAGCCCCACCACCGCTCCGCCCTCTCCAGTGTTTGTTGCACCGGGGTGCGACGGGGTGTTGCTGACGTTGGCCAGAGGTGTTTGCGCATGTAGCGTCCAATGTTGGTTTGGCAGGCTCCGCCGGAAGGTTTTCGCCGGAGATTTTCTGGACTACAGCAGTGCTGCGGCTTGTGCCTGGGCGTGGGACGACAGTCTCCGCGGGGGGCAGCCGCTGTTGTGCAGACTGCTCGCCGCTTTGTCCGTACAAGCCCCCCGTCTGGGCCTTGCCTGTCACTGTTGTAGTCCTTTCTGTCTTCGACGTCTGCCCGCTTAGGCGTGTGCCTGAAGGGGATGCAGTCTGTAAGTCCGTCTTGTTTCTCTTCCTTTTAGGTTTTTTCCGCTTGTGCTTGGATTCTACGTTGGCCCAAGCGGATTTTATATCTGGTGGAGGGACGGCCATCGCGACTGAAGTCATATTTATATCGGAGTCCTTGTTAGCTGTGGTCGGGCATGGTTGCAAGTCGGGTGCTGTCAGGGTAGTTGGGTTAGTGGTGGGTTCGTTTTTTGCTTGGTCATCTGTCCTTTTTACATAGCCGAGTCGTTGGTTGCGCAATGCGCAAGGCGGGTTCTCGCCCCCCCCCAGAATACGCAGGGCGGACTG includes:
- the LOC128198576 gene encoding uncharacterized protein LOC128198576; translation: MTSVAMAVPPPDIKSAWANVESKHKRKKPKRKRNKTDLQTASPSGTRLSGQTSKTERTTTVTGKAQTGGLYGQSGEQSAQQRLPPAETVVPRPGTSRSTAVVQKISGENLPAEPAKPTLDATCANTSGQRQQHPVAPRCNKHWRGRSGGGADEDRNPNPSNSQPSLKRGRLDDSISPRGQTKRTKTIGQTRTRESYAGATQQHLSVAITLVPRADMTQTEAMTLQEQIQEEVFEACLRDPIPGVPLTHAPTFSGKAFLSEGVLKMWCEDDQALQWLNAVLPRLNSPREGFEIKIINQREITKRVKGALYVPNYRGDIGKLHRILLRQNPKYDIGSWTLHNFKRSTGRLPGVFLILGIPQEKIDTIVDNDRRVAYSTGTIYLKFFVGEELSDIPPSQATSTKQDNTETDAAAKTITQTVCEKLPDSVQDGHDSDTTCPGPSTAPSTSGMNWEGTRPEPSITPSTSGMQWEETRPGPSITPTLEGLKWERASGTDATDSDDDDMADSAPLYTLLEKCVPRDA